The Leadbettera azotonutricia ZAS-9 genome has a window encoding:
- a CDS encoding ParB/RepB/Spo0J family partition protein, with translation MQVSIEDIKVKKRIRKDLGDIASLADSLKHFGQINPIVITNDNALIAGERRLEAAKSLGWRTINAVVAEFPDKLSRLEYEVEENIQRQDFNTEEIAEATRRIYRLKNPSFFRRILNAIIRFFSRLFRAGK, from the coding sequence ATGCAAGTTTCCATAGAAGATATAAAGGTGAAAAAGAGGATACGCAAGGATCTGGGGGATATAGCTTCCCTGGCGGACAGCCTCAAGCATTTCGGGCAGATCAATCCCATAGTAATAACCAATGACAATGCCCTCATCGCAGGGGAAAGAAGGCTTGAAGCTGCCAAGTCATTGGGCTGGCGTACCATCAACGCGGTAGTGGCTGAATTCCCCGACAAGCTTTCCAGGCTGGAATATGAAGTTGAAGAAAACATTCAGCGCCAGGATTTTAACACTGAAGAAATAGCCGAAGCTACCCGGCGTATTTACCGCCTTAAAAACCCTTCTTTTTTCCGCAGAATACTCAACGCAATCATAAGATTTTTCTCCCGCCTTTTCAGGGCAGGAAAGTAG
- a CDS encoding penicillin-binding protein 1A — protein sequence MAALTVAAAVVIGIALGLSLAETSNIKNQENFIDFAPALPTKIMDINGNLVTEFSADEKREMISLNDLPRHLIYAVLAREDPDFYNHKGFSVRGIARAAFGRLIGKNWGGGSTITQQVAGTLYTDRSEYTITRKIRELWWAFQMERRYTKNEILEIYLNYMIMGPGVYGVETASQYFFGHSAREISLAESALLVIQLSSPTRYNPLNNPNDAMDRQQAVLDRMIEFGYTTREEADASFSEYWDNYDYTRASIAAYYNREDKAPWFSEYVRRELDGMMYGTMDYYRDGYTVYTTLNLKHQEAAAKFMAQGLAKANAEYTRSSGSSNVQAERTYIPIVDLLALYFNIEDIHDASSTQSESKAMARYTKVINPVIDLAALAFGISDLKPLTNTGFAALKTNTEQNVVEGALVSIENETGYITAIIGGSKYDESNQLIRATQGNLQPGSSFKPLYYSAAIDSRKLTPTSLINDVPIVFHNEDGTPYLPLNFRGEWKGSVLLYDALAQSMNVPSLKVLDTIGFDAAINRASALLGYTSPDDIRRIFPRVYPLGLGIISTSPLRMAKAFATFANQGREVTPMAIRSVEDRSGKVVLDIERDLRLRQRRLGNDIQIISPQNAYVMVSMLKKTVEQGTLAGPSLNPADNWSYKFSFKDENGKNFRMPMAGKTGTPQNWSDAWTVGFSAYYTTAIWFGFDKPGNSLGVNLTGSTLAGPVWADFMREVHQGLAFKDFVRPTSGIIDVTVCAKSGLLKTAACNQGDVTLPFLEGTQPSLYCNIHGNTGSVEVNLERLRSDTLTIDDADLLKTLTMPTLPAEYQERTSNRNSANTNRNSSARTNSRNSTASGRNSTSRNSNTTDSQTMPTDPVPNNGLELPAYNPLLD from the coding sequence TTGGCAGCCCTTACAGTGGCTGCGGCGGTGGTTATCGGGATAGCCCTGGGGCTGTCCCTGGCTGAAACTTCCAATATCAAGAACCAGGAAAACTTCATAGACTTCGCGCCGGCACTGCCGACTAAAATAATGGACATCAACGGGAACCTGGTGACTGAATTTTCAGCTGACGAAAAGCGGGAAATGATCTCCCTCAACGACCTTCCCCGGCACCTCATCTACGCGGTGCTGGCGAGGGAAGATCCGGATTTTTACAACCACAAAGGTTTCAGTGTCAGGGGTATTGCCAGGGCCGCCTTTGGAAGGCTCATAGGCAAAAACTGGGGCGGCGGCTCCACCATCACCCAGCAGGTAGCGGGTACCCTCTACACCGACCGGAGCGAGTACACCATCACCCGTAAAATACGCGAACTCTGGTGGGCCTTCCAGATGGAAAGGCGCTATACAAAAAATGAGATCCTCGAAATCTACCTCAACTATATGATCATGGGCCCCGGGGTTTACGGGGTAGAGACCGCAAGCCAGTATTTCTTCGGCCACAGCGCAAGGGAAATCAGCCTGGCTGAATCGGCCCTCCTGGTGATCCAGCTTTCAAGCCCCACCCGCTACAATCCCCTGAACAACCCCAACGACGCCATGGACAGGCAGCAGGCTGTCCTGGACCGCATGATCGAATTCGGCTATACCACACGGGAAGAAGCGGATGCTTCCTTTAGCGAGTATTGGGACAATTACGATTATACCCGGGCTTCCATCGCGGCCTACTATAACCGCGAAGACAAGGCGCCCTGGTTCTCCGAATATGTGCGCCGCGAACTGGACGGCATGATGTACGGCACCATGGATTACTACCGCGATGGCTATACCGTATACACCACCCTGAACCTCAAGCATCAGGAAGCGGCGGCAAAATTCATGGCCCAGGGTCTTGCGAAGGCCAATGCGGAATACACAAGGTCTTCCGGATCCAGCAATGTCCAGGCGGAGCGCACCTATATTCCCATAGTGGATCTTCTGGCCCTCTACTTTAATATCGAGGATATTCACGATGCTTCCAGCACGCAAAGCGAATCAAAGGCCATGGCCCGTTACACCAAGGTCATTAATCCGGTAATAGATTTGGCAGCCCTGGCCTTCGGCATCTCGGATCTGAAACCTTTGACCAATACGGGTTTTGCCGCCCTTAAAACCAATACTGAACAGAACGTGGTAGAGGGCGCCCTTGTTTCCATAGAAAACGAAACAGGCTACATTACGGCAATTATCGGGGGTTCCAAGTACGACGAATCCAACCAGCTCATCAGGGCTACCCAGGGGAACCTGCAGCCCGGAAGTTCTTTCAAGCCCCTTTACTATTCCGCAGCCATAGACAGCCGTAAGCTTACCCCCACTTCCCTTATCAACGATGTGCCCATAGTATTCCACAACGAAGACGGCACCCCTTATCTGCCTCTCAATTTCAGGGGCGAGTGGAAGGGCTCTGTCCTGCTCTATGACGCCTTGGCCCAGTCCATGAATGTTCCTTCCCTTAAGGTCCTGGACACCATAGGATTTGACGCCGCCATAAACCGGGCCTCCGCCCTTCTGGGCTATACCAGCCCCGACGACATACGCCGCATTTTCCCCAGGGTGTACCCCCTGGGTCTTGGCATTATCTCGACATCCCCCTTAAGAATGGCAAAGGCTTTTGCAACTTTTGCCAATCAGGGCCGGGAAGTAACACCTATGGCCATACGTTCCGTAGAGGACAGAAGCGGAAAAGTGGTGCTGGATATAGAGCGCGATTTGAGGCTCAGGCAGCGGCGCCTCGGAAACGATATTCAGATCATCAGCCCCCAGAATGCGTACGTTATGGTCAGCATGCTCAAGAAAACAGTTGAACAGGGTACTCTTGCGGGTCCCTCCCTCAACCCTGCGGACAACTGGAGTTATAAATTCAGCTTCAAAGACGAAAACGGCAAGAATTTCAGAATGCCCATGGCGGGCAAGACCGGAACTCCCCAGAACTGGTCTGACGCCTGGACTGTTGGGTTCTCGGCTTACTACACAACCGCTATCTGGTTCGGCTTTGACAAACCCGGCAACTCCCTTGGCGTCAACCTCACTGGTTCTACCTTGGCAGGCCCCGTATGGGCAGACTTTATGCGCGAGGTTCACCAGGGCCTTGCCTTTAAAGATTTTGTGCGCCCCACTTCGGGCATTATTGATGTGACGGTCTGCGCTAAGTCGGGGCTGTTAAAAACCGCCGCCTGCAACCAGGGGGATGTCACCCTCCCCTTCCTCGAAGGAACCCAGCCTAGTCTCTACTGCAACATACACGGCAATACAGGTTCCGTAGAAGTGAATCTTGAACGTTTAAGATCCGACACCCTCACCATTGACGATGCGGATCTCCTTAAAACCCTTACCATGCCCACCCTGCCCGCTGAATACCAGGAGCGCACTTCAAACAGGAATAGCGCTAATACCAACAGAAATTCTTCTGCCAGAACCAATAGCAGGAATTCCACGGCTTCCGGCAGGAACAGTACTTCCAGAAACAGTAATACTACTGATTCACAGACCATGCCGACTGATCCGGTCCCAAATAATGGCCTGGAACTGCCGGCTTATAACCCGTTATTGGATTAG
- a CDS encoding M23 family metallopeptidase, with translation MPFFYFLLFVLPLLGAGENGSLSLPLILRLDSRDAIFKQYLSDVETARKRLFLAQIPPEAMAESLTVYAYVPLESDDILGLAARCNIPYAALATLNRLSHPEDLKNGEPLLLPSSPGLFIPEKPGNDLERLLGSSQREEGVWLFIGAGKTKTRFRFLPGEDLSPTERAFFLNKGFHYPLENFQVSSPYGPRVNPVTGRPGVHQGLDLASPEGAEVYAARDGVVNEQGNDPVFGNYIIISHGDNWVSLYGHLSKIETTLNQELRSGNLIGRVGSTGQSTGPHLHFELRQNGRARDPGRLLGIFR, from the coding sequence TTGCCTTTTTTTTATTTCCTCTTGTTTGTTCTGCCCCTCCTGGGGGCTGGTGAAAACGGCAGCCTCAGCCTGCCCCTCATTTTGCGCCTTGATTCGCGGGATGCTATTTTTAAGCAATACCTTTCTGATGTGGAAACGGCCAGGAAACGGCTTTTCCTGGCCCAAATTCCCCCTGAAGCCATGGCGGAGTCGCTCACGGTCTATGCCTATGTACCTTTGGAAAGTGATGATATTTTGGGCCTTGCAGCCCGCTGCAACATACCCTACGCGGCCCTGGCAACCCTGAACCGGCTTTCCCATCCCGAAGACTTGAAAAACGGGGAGCCTCTGCTCCTCCCCTCTTCCCCGGGATTGTTCATACCTGAAAAACCGGGGAACGATCTTGAACGGCTCCTCGGCTCCTCCCAAAGGGAAGAGGGGGTGTGGCTTTTCATCGGGGCAGGGAAGACCAAAACCCGGTTTCGCTTCCTGCCGGGTGAGGATTTAAGCCCCACCGAAAGGGCCTTTTTCCTCAACAAGGGTTTTCACTATCCCTTGGAAAATTTCCAGGTTTCAAGCCCTTACGGGCCAAGGGTCAACCCGGTTACAGGCCGTCCCGGGGTGCACCAGGGCCTGGACCTTGCCAGCCCGGAGGGGGCCGAGGTTTATGCTGCCAGGGACGGGGTGGTGAACGAGCAAGGCAACGATCCCGTCTTTGGGAATTACATCATCATAAGCCACGGGGACAACTGGGTAAGCCTTTACGGCCACCTCTCAAAAATCGAAACCACCTTGAACCAGGAGCTTCGATCAGGTAACCTTATAGGGAGGGTAGGTTCCACAGGACAGTCCACAGGGCCCCACCTTCATTTCGAACTCAGGCAGAACGGCAGGGCCAGAGACCCCGGCAGGCTGCTTGGGATCTTTCGCTAG
- a CDS encoding DUF362 domain-containing protein produces the protein MAYKVGDACVNCGSCDSECAVEAISEKDGKRWIDPGKCVSCGACAGVCPTEAIAEE, from the coding sequence ATGGCTTACAAGGTTGGAGATGCGTGCGTTAACTGCGGTTCCTGTGACAGCGAATGTGCCGTGGAAGCAATTTCCGAAAAAGACGGGAAGCGCTGGATCGATCCCGGAAAGTGCGTGAGCTGCGGCGCATGCGCCGGTGTCTGCCCCACCGAAGCAATTGCTGAGGAATAG
- a CDS encoding TetR/AcrR family transcriptional regulator: MPKKINPMAIMIPQTYFMDNMLQFHYNNAMESRVDRKKKEAKGRILAAAKQLFAAEHSYGETTIREIANKADVSIGTVYSHFSTKAQILSELISINTDRIKLKMQEAIPAQAAGAEQMEAFLFFFETLRRDPNIALYFRLPTLTGQPGNNAGMEQEFSGFRAILTDILRKGNADGSIRPLKDPDITATILMNITLSFIFDLEFETTPFAHIPMLHQYDSDTIFSGFYDLIRNALGIEPAAGAGRKSGAKGHVLKKKIR; this comes from the coding sequence ATGCCTAAAAAGATTAATCCCATGGCGATCATGATACCACAGACTTATTTTATGGACAACATGCTTCAATTCCATTACAATAATGCAATGGAATCCCGGGTTGATCGGAAGAAAAAAGAGGCCAAGGGGCGCATCCTTGCAGCCGCGAAACAGCTTTTTGCCGCTGAACACTCATACGGGGAAACAACCATCCGGGAGATAGCCAATAAAGCCGATGTCAGCATCGGCACGGTCTATTCTCATTTCAGCACCAAGGCCCAGATTCTTTCCGAGCTGATCTCCATAAACACGGACCGCATTAAGCTCAAGATGCAGGAAGCCATACCTGCACAGGCTGCCGGCGCCGAACAGATGGAAGCCTTTCTGTTCTTTTTTGAAACCCTCCGCAGGGATCCGAATATCGCGCTCTACTTCAGGCTGCCGACCCTCACCGGACAGCCCGGCAATAATGCCGGCATGGAACAGGAATTTTCCGGATTCAGGGCTATACTTACCGATATACTGCGCAAGGGAAATGCCGACGGGAGCATACGTCCCCTCAAAGACCCGGATATTACCGCTACCATCCTGATGAATATTACCCTGTCCTTCATTTTCGATCTGGAATTCGAGACCACGCCCTTTGCCCATATCCCTATGCTCCATCAATATGACTCAGATACAATATTTTCAGGCTTTTACGATCTGATCCGGAACGCGCTGGGTATTGAGCCCGCTGCTGGCGCCGGGCGCAAATCCGGAGCCAAAGGGCATGTATTGAAAAAAAAGATCAGGTAG
- a CDS encoding MFS transporter, producing MVQAIVNNLAPLFFIIFSERYNISYAGLGSLVMLNFLIQLIVDAFCIKFAARIGYKKLLVIAQAASALGLILLGVLPLFITPIYTALIMAVVVYAFGGGLLEVLVSPVVDAIPGEAEQKPAAMSLLHSFYCWGQMAVILVSTFLLSIIGLDRWYILPVLWSVIPLANMFLVAQVPIVPAIAEKDAMGLRGMMKAPVFFVCLLMMLCAGASEQAVAQWASLFAEKALGVPKVMGDVFGPAMFALFMGLGRVIHGLRGGKMNLFAYMFFCSILCILCYLGITLVPHPVVQLIACALTGFAVSIMWPAAFSLSSARFPMGGAALFAVLALMGDMGCSSGPWIVGLVTDAVGSIRAGILVCIVFPVLFLVTLFFLKKQTKEMKQ from the coding sequence GTGGTTCAAGCCATAGTCAATAATCTGGCGCCCTTGTTTTTCATCATATTTTCCGAAAGATACAATATCTCCTATGCGGGCCTTGGCTCCTTGGTTATGCTCAACTTCCTTATCCAGCTCATTGTGGATGCCTTCTGCATCAAGTTTGCGGCGCGCATCGGGTATAAGAAGCTTCTTGTCATAGCCCAGGCAGCCAGCGCCCTGGGGCTCATACTCCTCGGGGTGCTGCCCCTCTTCATCACGCCTATTTATACCGCCTTGATAATGGCAGTCGTGGTCTATGCTTTCGGAGGCGGGCTTTTGGAAGTGCTGGTAAGCCCTGTGGTGGACGCCATTCCGGGGGAGGCGGAACAGAAGCCCGCTGCCATGAGCCTGCTCCATTCTTTTTACTGCTGGGGCCAGATGGCAGTAATACTGGTGTCCACATTTTTACTGTCGATTATCGGCCTTGATCGCTGGTATATACTTCCTGTACTGTGGTCTGTAATTCCCCTGGCAAACATGTTCCTTGTAGCCCAGGTGCCCATAGTGCCCGCCATAGCGGAAAAAGACGCCATGGGCCTCCGGGGCATGATGAAGGCGCCGGTGTTCTTTGTGTGCCTCCTCATGATGCTCTGCGCGGGCGCCAGCGAGCAAGCGGTAGCCCAGTGGGCCTCCCTCTTTGCGGAAAAAGCCCTGGGGGTTCCCAAGGTCATGGGCGATGTTTTTGGCCCTGCAATGTTTGCGCTTTTCATGGGCCTGGGCAGGGTCATCCATGGCCTCCGGGGCGGTAAGATGAACCTTTTCGCCTATATGTTCTTCTGCAGCATCCTTTGCATACTCTGCTACCTGGGCATCACCCTGGTGCCCCATCCTGTGGTGCAGCTCATAGCCTGCGCCCTGACCGGTTTCGCCGTGAGCATCATGTGGCCTGCCGCCTTCTCCCTTTCAAGCGCCCGCTTCCCCATGGGCGGCGCTGCCCTCTTTGCGGTGCTGGCCCTCATGGGCGACATGGGCTGTTCTTCCGGCCCCTGGATCGTGGGCCTTGTTACCGATGCTGTGGGCAGCATTCGGGCGGGCATACTGGTGTGCATAGTATTCCCCGTGCTCTTTTTGGTGACCCTGTTCTTTTTAAAGAAGCAGACGAAAGAAATGAAGCAGTAA
- a CDS encoding NAD-dependent epimerase/dehydratase family protein produces the protein MKALFVGGTGTISTAITRKLADRGWELWLLNRGNRHSILPAGVNEITCDINNEEEAAEKIKALSFDVVADFIIMTPQQAERDYRLFKGKTKQYIFISSASAYQKPPSSYRITEGTPHSNPFWEYSRNKIACEEFFYHKYREEGFPITVVLPSHTYDERSVPLGIHGKNGSWQTLKRMLEGKQVIVHGDGTSLWTTTHSSDFAEAFIGLMGNAHALGEMVQITSDEVLTWNQIYGTVASILGVPLKPVHISSEFLHAAGPYDFQGGLIGDKANCAVFDNAKLKSLVPGFTAIIRFDQGARKTIEYMLSHKECQKEDPEFDAWCDRIIDVREKALAELKR, from the coding sequence ATGAAAGCATTATTTGTAGGCGGCACAGGCACCATCAGCACCGCCATCACCAGGAAACTGGCTGACCGGGGCTGGGAACTCTGGCTCCTCAACAGGGGGAACCGTCACAGCATACTCCCCGCCGGGGTAAACGAGATCACCTGCGACATCAACAACGAAGAGGAAGCAGCGGAGAAGATCAAAGCCCTGAGCTTCGATGTGGTTGCCGATTTTATCATCATGACGCCCCAGCAGGCTGAGCGGGATTACCGGCTTTTCAAAGGCAAGACCAAGCAGTATATCTTTATAAGCTCGGCCTCGGCCTATCAGAAGCCCCCTTCCAGCTACCGCATTACCGAGGGAACCCCCCATTCCAACCCCTTCTGGGAATATTCACGGAACAAAATAGCCTGCGAGGAATTCTTTTACCATAAGTACCGGGAAGAAGGCTTCCCCATCACTGTAGTGCTCCCCAGCCACACCTACGATGAGCGGAGCGTGCCCCTGGGCATACACGGCAAAAACGGAAGCTGGCAGACCTTGAAGCGCATGCTCGAAGGCAAACAGGTGATCGTCCACGGCGACGGCACAAGCCTCTGGACCACGACCCATTCGAGCGATTTCGCCGAGGCTTTCATTGGCCTTATGGGCAATGCCCACGCCCTGGGCGAGATGGTGCAGATCACCTCCGACGAAGTCCTCACCTGGAATCAAATATACGGAACCGTGGCGTCCATCCTGGGTGTCCCCCTCAAGCCCGTCCACATCTCCAGCGAATTCCTCCACGCCGCAGGCCCTTACGATTTCCAGGGCGGCCTCATAGGCGACAAAGCCAACTGCGCGGTCTTCGACAATGCCAAACTCAAAAGCCTTGTACCGGGTTTCACTGCCATAATCCGCTTCGACCAGGGCGCCCGGAAAACCATCGAATACATGCTGTCCCACAAGGAATGCCAAAAAGAAGACCCCGAATTCGACGCCTGGTGCGACCGCATCATCGATGTCCGGGAAAAAGCTTTGGCTGAACTAAAGAGGTAG
- a CDS encoding integrase catalytic domain-containing protein, translated as MGLTMKEKQALAREISMRYRKAGKKGKTAILDEFVQNTGYNRKYALHLLANWGRTELVRLAGRVVKLKADAFKKRKAGGGRKPVYQAATIKALKLIWEFFDYMCGKRLSPFLREQMPFLNPCKEFGITKEVKAQLLAISPATIDRKLKPERKKLELKGRSATRPGGLLKHQIPIRVFYAWDERKPGFFELDTVVHDGGNASGEFCCTLNATDVYSGWVELRALLNKAHRWVKEEVSLFPSQFPFPLLGIDSDNGGEFINYQLKAWCDEHRVQFTRSRSYHKNDNCFVEQKNDMTVRRTVGYYRYDTLQARDALAEVYRHLCPLLNYFYPSEKIIAKERIGARVKKVYDKPKSPYRRLLESPDLPDIFKNELRRRAARLNPVKQKRLVNHALMALFELQSQKSLAASALEDI; from the coding sequence ATGGGGTTAACGATGAAAGAGAAACAGGCGCTTGCCAGAGAAATCAGCATGCGGTATCGCAAAGCCGGGAAAAAGGGCAAGACCGCTATCCTGGACGAGTTTGTCCAGAACACAGGGTACAACCGGAAATACGCCCTGCACCTTTTGGCGAATTGGGGGAGAACGGAACTGGTCAGACTGGCCGGAAGGGTTGTTAAGCTCAAGGCCGATGCGTTTAAAAAACGAAAAGCAGGGGGAGGGCGGAAGCCGGTCTACCAGGCGGCAACGATAAAAGCCCTCAAACTGATTTGGGAGTTCTTTGATTACATGTGCGGGAAAAGGCTTTCCCCCTTCCTCCGGGAACAGATGCCTTTCCTCAATCCCTGCAAGGAGTTTGGCATCACCAAGGAGGTAAAGGCGCAGCTGCTTGCCATAAGCCCCGCCACCATCGACCGGAAGCTCAAGCCTGAACGGAAGAAGCTGGAATTAAAAGGACGGAGCGCCACACGGCCCGGCGGCCTCCTCAAGCACCAGATCCCCATCCGTGTCTTTTATGCCTGGGATGAGAGGAAACCGGGCTTTTTTGAGCTGGATACGGTGGTTCATGACGGCGGAAACGCCTCAGGCGAGTTCTGCTGTACCCTCAATGCCACCGATGTCTATTCAGGCTGGGTGGAGCTCCGCGCCCTCCTCAACAAGGCCCATCGCTGGGTTAAAGAGGAGGTGTCTCTCTTCCCCTCCCAGTTTCCCTTCCCCCTTTTGGGCATCGACAGCGATAACGGCGGGGAGTTCATTAATTACCAGCTCAAGGCATGGTGTGACGAACACCGCGTCCAGTTCACCCGCAGCCGTTCCTACCACAAGAACGACAACTGCTTCGTGGAGCAGAAAAACGACATGACCGTCCGCAGGACCGTGGGGTACTATCGCTATGACACCCTCCAGGCCAGAGACGCCCTGGCCGAGGTCTACCGCCATCTCTGTCCCCTGCTCAACTATTTTTACCCTTCAGAAAAAATAATCGCCAAGGAGCGGATAGGGGCCAGGGTCAAGAAGGTGTACGACAAACCCAAGTCGCCCTACAGGCGCCTCTTGGAATCCCCTGACCTTCCTGATATTTTTAAGAACGAGCTTCGACGCAGGGCTGCCCGTCTCAATCCGGTCAAGCAGAAACGCCTGGTCAACCATGCACTGATGGCTCTCTTCGAGCTTCAGAGCCAGAAGTCCCTTGCTGCTTCGGCTCTTGAAGATATTTAG
- a CDS encoding aldo/keto reductase: MQYRNYGKLGYQVSAFGMGCMRLPRLINAKSEAEVDKEKAFEMIRYAADHGVNYFDTAYGYHNKTSEEVLGEALEGGRREKVKIATKQPFGVMADLKSGGGKSILENARRNLENTLKKLRTSYLDVYLIHNIGKSTWEDIKKEKVIEEYEKFRSEGLIKAIGFSYHGQFPCFKEVLEFYDWGMCQIQQNFIDIKNEATEEGIRIAGKKGCALVIMEPLRGGLLATPPDSVKAIYNEYPVKRNPVEWAFRHVLNYPEVSTILSGVTTMEQLKDNIEIFAKPDVVPGCLTNEEKEILSRVKSKYESLTAIPCTGCEYCLPCPQGVQIPQVFARYNDGKMFGSFDPPRRSYMFLTKGNGDASHCVACGACEKKCPQHIAIIDELKKAHEALKGWIE, encoded by the coding sequence ATGCAATACCGGAATTATGGGAAATTGGGCTATCAGGTTTCTGCTTTTGGCATGGGGTGCATGAGGCTTCCCAGGCTCATCAATGCCAAAAGCGAGGCAGAGGTAGATAAGGAAAAAGCTTTTGAGATGATACGCTATGCGGCGGATCACGGGGTTAATTATTTTGATACAGCTTACGGCTACCACAATAAAACATCCGAAGAGGTTCTTGGCGAAGCCCTTGAAGGGGGACGCCGCGAAAAGGTCAAGATTGCCACCAAGCAGCCCTTTGGGGTAATGGCGGATCTTAAGTCCGGGGGCGGGAAAAGCATACTCGAGAATGCCCGGCGCAATCTGGAAAACACCCTCAAGAAACTCAGGACCAGCTACCTTGATGTGTACCTCATCCACAACATCGGGAAGTCCACCTGGGAAGATATCAAAAAAGAAAAGGTCATCGAAGAATATGAAAAGTTCCGTTCCGAGGGGCTTATCAAGGCAATAGGTTTTTCCTACCATGGTCAATTCCCCTGCTTTAAGGAAGTGCTGGAGTTTTACGACTGGGGAATGTGCCAGATCCAGCAGAATTTCATCGACATAAAGAACGAGGCAACCGAGGAAGGCATACGCATAGCAGGCAAAAAAGGCTGCGCCCTGGTGATCATGGAACCCTTGAGGGGAGGCCTCCTTGCTACCCCCCCTGATTCGGTAAAGGCCATTTACAATGAATACCCTGTTAAGCGTAACCCTGTGGAATGGGCGTTCCGCCATGTGTTGAATTACCCCGAGGTAAGCACGATTTTGAGCGGTGTTACAACCATGGAACAGCTCAAGGACAATATCGAAATATTCGCCAAACCTGACGTGGTCCCCGGCTGCCTCACGAATGAAGAAAAAGAAATTCTCTCCAGGGTAAAATCAAAGTACGAATCCCTTACGGCTATACCCTGCACTGGCTGCGAATACTGCCTTCCCTGCCCCCAGGGCGTGCAAATCCCGCAGGTCTTTGCCCGTTACAACGACGGCAAAATGTTCGGCAGCTTTGATCCGCCCAGGCGGAGCTATATGTTTCTGACCAAGGGGAATGGCGATGCTTCCCATTGTGTTGCCTGCGGTGCTTGCGAAAAGAAATGCCCTCAGCATATCGCTATAATCGACGAGCTTAAAAAAGCCCATGAAGCTCTCAAGGGCTGGATTGAGTAA
- a CDS encoding aldo/keto reductase: MEKRILGKTGLEISAFAFGGIVVRDTPQAEADRIVIEAIEHGINYFDVAPSYGNAQNILGPAIAPHRSRIYLACKTEKRTRDEAQAALEESFKLLHTDYFDVYQLHGVEPNDVDTILGKNGALEVLVDAKKKGLVRNIGLTTHHDSVALKLMATGVFDTLLFPINWACWIKNGLGQEALKEAARQNMGRVAIKGLAKWAKEPKEDGFPKCWYRPIFDDPELAELALRFTMTQNVHTAVSPGDVRMLRLGISIVEKYNGTVPALSKAELDELTRRARLVEHTVFAPAA, encoded by the coding sequence ATGGAAAAGCGAATTTTAGGTAAAACAGGGCTGGAAATCAGCGCTTTTGCGTTCGGCGGCATTGTGGTGAGGGACACCCCCCAGGCTGAAGCGGATCGCATAGTTATCGAAGCTATCGAACACGGGATTAATTATTTTGACGTTGCGCCCTCATACGGCAATGCCCAGAACATTCTTGGGCCTGCCATTGCCCCCCACCGTTCCAGGATCTATCTGGCATGCAAAACCGAAAAGCGAACCAGGGACGAGGCCCAGGCTGCGCTGGAAGAATCCTTCAAGCTTCTCCATACGGATTATTTTGATGTATACCAGCTTCACGGTGTTGAGCCAAATGATGTGGATACAATATTGGGGAAAAACGGCGCTCTTGAAGTGCTAGTGGATGCCAAGAAAAAAGGCCTCGTGAGGAACATAGGGCTTACCACCCATCACGATTCAGTGGCCCTTAAGCTGATGGCTACCGGCGTTTTCGATACCCTCCTTTTCCCCATCAATTGGGCCTGCTGGATAAAGAACGGCCTGGGCCAGGAAGCCCTTAAAGAAGCAGCCAGGCAGAACATGGGCAGGGTTGCCATCAAGGGCCTTGCAAAATGGGCCAAGGAGCCTAAAGAAGACGGCTTCCCCAAATGCTGGTACCGCCCCATCTTTGATGATCCCGAACTTGCGGAGCTTGCATTGCGCTTTACCATGACCCAAAATGTGCATACAGCAGTAAGCCCCGGGGATGTTCGCATGCTGAGGCTTGGCATCTCCATAGTGGAGAAATACAACGGGACAGTCCCTGCCTTGAGCAAGGCGGAACTTGATGAACTTACCCGCCGGGCTCGCCTGGTGGAGCATACCGTCTTTGCTCCAGCCGCTTAG